In Allocoprobacillus halotolerans, a genomic segment contains:
- a CDS encoding zinc dependent phospholipase C family protein: MFWGRNEKVYPAHIQKIIQEHQDLYEIGLHGPDIFFYYQIYHYNDLNRWGSAMHKQKAYDFFESSRHVILEKSHREAKIAYMLGFIAHFALDYECHSYIEKKIEVSHVSHSLIECEMDKYLLLQRQHKPLYTDLTKHLNPTMDNAKVIQTFFPQFTNQQILSTLKSMKTYNRILASHQPIIRTLVKTFLLISGKYKGYRGLLMDVKPHHECDDSNLRLEKLMKKSIPHCLMLSENYYAYLTKNEALSHDFLNHFSAHEGWQDIPVLSYEKEKDYAI; encoded by the coding sequence TTGTTTTGGGGAAGAAATGAAAAAGTCTATCCAGCCCATATTCAAAAAATCATTCAAGAACATCAAGATCTTTATGAAATAGGATTACATGGACCTGATATTTTTTTCTATTATCAAATTTATCATTATAACGATTTAAATCGTTGGGGAAGTGCTATGCATAAACAAAAAGCCTATGATTTCTTTGAAAGTTCACGTCATGTCATTTTAGAAAAAAGTCATCGTGAAGCCAAGATTGCTTATATGTTAGGTTTTATTGCTCATTTTGCTTTAGATTATGAATGTCATAGTTATATTGAAAAGAAGATTGAAGTTTCGCATGTTTCACATTCACTGATTGAATGTGAAATGGATAAATATCTTTTATTGCAGCGTCAGCATAAACCTCTTTATACTGATTTAACAAAGCATTTAAATCCAACAATGGATAATGCCAAAGTCATTCAGACATTCTTTCCACAATTTACAAATCAACAAATATTATCAACACTCAAATCAATGAAAACATATAATCGTATTCTTGCCAGTCATCAACCAATCATCAGAACATTAGTCAAGACGTTCTTATTGATTTCTGGTAAATACAAAGGTTATCGTGGTTTATTAATGGATGTAAAACCACATCACGAATGTGATGATAGTAACCTACGTTTAGAAAAACTTATGAAAAAATCCATTCCTCATTGTTTGATGCTAAGTGAAAACTATTATGCTTACTTAACAAAGAACGAAGCCTTGAGTCACGATTTTTTAAATCATTTTAGTGCTCATGAAGGATGGCAGGATATTCCTGTTTTAAGTTATGAAAAGGAGAAAGACTATGCTATCTAA
- the bilS gene encoding flavodoxin family protein BilS — protein MSYAVIFSSPTGNAKTIHNHFKEECCYYGKAQQAPLQADYLFIGFWTDKGTCDEAIQTYLKQLHHQKILLFGTAGFGGSQEYFNRIMQRVKDYIAKDNENIAEFMCQGKMPLSVRKRYEQMTQTQPEKFLPMIENFDQALSHPNVQDQQLLIQQLEKAL, from the coding sequence ATGTCATATGCTGTTATTTTTTCAAGTCCAACTGGTAATGCCAAAACAATTCATAATCACTTCAAAGAAGAGTGCTGTTATTACGGTAAAGCTCAGCAAGCTCCTTTACAAGCTGATTATCTGTTTATTGGTTTTTGGACTGATAAAGGAACTTGTGATGAAGCTATTCAAACATATTTAAAACAACTCCATCATCAAAAAATACTCTTATTTGGAACTGCTGGTTTTGGTGGAAGTCAGGAATATTTTAATCGTATTATGCAACGTGTTAAAGATTATATTGCCAAGGATAATGAAAATATTGCAGAATTTATGTGTCAGGGAAAAATGCCTCTTTCTGTTAGAAAACGTTACGAACAAATGACTCAAACACAACCTGAAAAATTCTTACCTATGATAGAAAACTTTGATCAGGCTTTATCCCATCCAAACGTGCAAGACCAACAATTACTCATCCAGCAGCTTGAAAAAGCTCTATAA
- a CDS encoding D-alanyl-D-alanine carboxypeptidase family protein: MKKIIGFMLAFLVITGCQAKDDEAPVLSLSKSRVQIALNESIDYLQYVEKAYDKKDGDLIKQVNYTTIDTSTVGKKTIHYDVKDQAGNQSQTDLIVDVVEYFGDLINPVTAQADIVENPDDVTVLVNKLHEIPEGWKPDDLEKVIDCSQKLRHEANEAYTRFYQAAKVKGIDIYTISGYREPETQELYWNNVVKVSGEEHAIQYNAYPRRSEHELGLCVDVSYTTEGDRLSEKVADSALGKFIESDAYQYGFILRYPKDKVRITGYNYEPWHIRYVGVELATQLHNENKTLEEYYEG; this comes from the coding sequence ATGAAAAAGATTATTGGATTCATGCTTGCTTTTTTAGTGATAACAGGATGCCAAGCAAAAGATGATGAAGCACCCGTTTTATCTTTGTCTAAATCAAGAGTACAGATAGCGTTAAATGAATCTATTGATTATCTTCAATATGTTGAAAAAGCATACGATAAGAAAGATGGAGATTTAATTAAGCAAGTGAATTATACTACGATTGATACATCTACAGTTGGAAAAAAGACGATTCATTATGATGTGAAAGATCAAGCAGGTAATCAAAGTCAAACAGATTTAATTGTGGATGTTGTAGAATATTTTGGAGATTTGATTAATCCAGTGACAGCACAGGCAGATATTGTTGAAAACCCTGATGATGTGACTGTTCTTGTCAATAAATTACATGAAATTCCTGAAGGATGGAAACCTGATGATTTAGAAAAAGTCATCGATTGTAGTCAAAAATTACGTCATGAAGCTAACGAGGCTTATACAAGGTTTTATCAGGCAGCGAAAGTGAAGGGAATTGATATTTATACAATTTCTGGTTATCGTGAACCTGAAACACAAGAGTTATATTGGAATAATGTCGTGAAAGTGTCTGGTGAAGAACATGCTATTCAATATAATGCGTATCCTCGTCGTAGTGAACATGAACTTGGTTTATGTGTGGATGTTTCCTATACAACAGAAGGTGATCGTTTGAGTGAAAAGGTTGCTGATAGTGCATTAGGAAAGTTTATTGAAAGCGATGCTTATCAATATGGCTTTATTTTACGTTATCCTAAAGATAAAGTACGTATCACAGGTTATAATTATGAGCCATGGCATATCCGTTATGTTGGGGTTGAACTGGCAACTCAATTACATAATGAAAACAAAACATTAGAAGAATATTATGAAGGTTAA
- a CDS encoding dUTP diphosphatase: protein MTTAKFYKVSYQQFEEAYLDYDSKATSKQIQEVYDAIQLPKRATKGSAGYDFYTPIDICLKPQETIKIPTGIRCEMNERWVLMIYPRSGLGFKYRLQLNNTVGVIDSDYFYSDNEGHIFIKMTNDTNENKTVEVLAGQGVAQGIFMQYGIVEDDDASETRNGGFGSTTK from the coding sequence ATGACAACAGCAAAATTTTATAAAGTATCTTATCAACAATTTGAAGAAGCGTATTTAGATTATGATTCCAAAGCAACATCTAAACAAATTCAAGAAGTCTATGATGCGATTCAACTTCCAAAACGTGCAACAAAAGGATCAGCAGGATATGATTTTTATACACCAATAGATATTTGTTTAAAACCACAGGAAACGATTAAGATTCCAACAGGGATTCGTTGTGAAATGAATGAAAGATGGGTTTTGATGATATATCCAAGAAGTGGTTTAGGGTTTAAGTATCGTTTACAGTTAAATAATACAGTTGGTGTGATTGACAGTGATTATTTTTATTCTGATAATGAAGGACATATTTTTATCAAGATGACAAATGACACAAATGAAAATAAGACTGTTGAAGTTTTGGCAGGTCAAGGCGTTGCACAAGGTATATTTATGCAATATGGTATTGTTGAAGATGATGATGCAAGTGAAACACGTAATGGTGGATTTGGGAGTACGACAAAATAA
- a CDS encoding CapA family protein, protein MKKILLWVVVALLIGGCQKTTPKQEASKQVEDDIVSFVAVGDNLMHQKLLDGAKTEDGYDFSPYYTNIKPYIEQADLAFVNQETILGGGKPSGYPYFNTPDEMAKNLHDVGFDIVNGSTNHALDQGYKGVQHSLEVFKQYPDMTYIGLYESKDDRIQVVEKNGLRIAFLTYNQTLNTTQDYPSYCIHDFNQEQIKQDVENAQEISDIIIASCHWGVENDTEPQPFQKKNAKLLADLGVDIILGTHTHTLEPIEWIEGKDGHKTLCAYSLGNFISGMLEEETQLGGMVSCDFHKVGSEWTIENVCLTPLMNHYEASDLKDVYDTREMFTVYRLKDYTDELAKTHALQGYEGIQISIARMQEKVKERVSSDIQIDM, encoded by the coding sequence ATGAAGAAAATTCTTTTATGGGTAGTGGTAGCACTATTGATTGGTGGTTGTCAAAAAACAACACCTAAACAAGAAGCATCTAAACAAGTTGAAGATGACATTGTTTCATTTGTTGCTGTAGGGGATAATTTAATGCATCAAAAATTATTAGATGGAGCAAAAACAGAAGATGGTTATGACTTTTCTCCGTATTATACAAATATCAAACCTTATATTGAACAGGCTGATTTAGCATTTGTTAATCAAGAAACAATTTTAGGTGGTGGTAAACCTTCAGGATATCCATATTTTAATACACCTGATGAAATGGCAAAGAATTTACATGATGTTGGTTTTGATATTGTTAATGGCTCAACCAATCATGCATTAGATCAAGGATACAAAGGTGTTCAACATTCTTTAGAAGTTTTTAAACAATATCCTGATATGACTTATATTGGTTTATATGAATCAAAAGATGATCGTATACAAGTTGTTGAGAAAAATGGTTTACGTATTGCCTTTTTAACATATAATCAAACGCTAAATACAACTCAGGACTATCCATCTTATTGTATTCATGATTTTAATCAAGAACAGATCAAACAAGATGTTGAAAATGCACAGGAAATCAGTGATATTATTATTGCCTCTTGTCATTGGGGTGTAGAAAACGATACTGAACCACAACCGTTTCAAAAGAAAAATGCAAAATTGTTAGCTGATTTAGGTGTCGATATTATTTTAGGAACACATACCCATACATTAGAACCCATTGAATGGATTGAAGGAAAAGATGGACATAAAACACTGTGTGCTTATAGTTTAGGTAATTTTATTAGTGGGATGTTAGAAGAAGAAACACAGTTAGGTGGTATGGTGTCATGTGATTTTCATAAAGTGGGTAGTGAATGGACAATTGAAAATGTTTGTTTAACACCACTAATGAATCATTATGAGGCATCTGATTTAAAAGATGTCTATGATACAAGAGAGATGTTTACTGTATATAGATTAAAAGATTATACGGATGAACTTGCAAAAACTCATGCTTTGCAAGGTTATGAAGGAATTCAAATTTCTATTGCTCGTATGCAAGAAAAAGTGAAAGAAAGAGTAAGTAGTGATATTCAAATAGATATGTAA
- a CDS encoding CDP-alcohol phosphatidyltransferase family protein — protein MIGFYNYTVILTYLSLISALFGTHLAFKGNFGGALICLLLSGAFDSFDGMVARTKKDRTEEERKFGIQIDSLADMFSFGIFPAIIGYTMINSLPFNVVSWVWFGIFALYALCAISRLGYFNVVEEMRQKETTEKRKYYQGLPVTSAALIFPSVYLLRHILTPEMTYAIYAWVMFFTAWAFIVNFKVRKPGLPGIIGMLVIGIIICVGLLML, from the coding sequence ATGATTGGTTTTTATAATTATACTGTCATATTAACTTATTTAAGTTTAATAAGTGCTTTATTTGGTACCCATTTAGCTTTTAAAGGGAACTTTGGTGGTGCGCTTATTTGCTTATTATTAAGTGGTGCTTTTGATTCTTTTGATGGAATGGTAGCACGTACAAAGAAAGACAGAACAGAAGAAGAAAGAAAATTTGGAATACAGATTGATTCATTAGCGGATATGTTTAGTTTTGGTATTTTTCCAGCTATTATTGGTTATACCATGATTAATTCTTTGCCGTTCAATGTAGTCTCTTGGGTATGGTTTGGTATTTTTGCTTTATATGCTTTATGTGCAATTAGTCGTTTGGGATATTTTAATGTTGTAGAAGAAATGCGTCAAAAAGAAACAACAGAAAAACGTAAGTATTATCAAGGCTTACCTGTAACAAGTGCAGCATTAATTTTTCCATCTGTGTATCTGTTAAGACATATTTTGACACCAGAAATGACGTATGCTATATATGCATGGGTAATGTTCTTTACAGCATGGGCATTTATTGTTAATTTTAAAGTGAGAAAACCAGGATTACCAGGTATTATAGGTATGCTTGTGATTGGTATTATCATTTGTGTAGGATTGTTGATGTTATGA
- a CDS encoding phosphatidylserine decarboxylase gives MKIFDRQGQELKVNQSQNQLLRLLYSHFLGRCALKVLTLPFITYIGGWYMNSRFSKRKIQPFITQNQINMSQYEKQDYCCYNDFFTRKIKKDKRPIHMQDDVLIAPADSKLSYYRITQDTHLKIKDSIYALSDLLQNETLAQTYDGGVCLIFRLTVDDYHRYCFIDDGTKEKDVYIQGVFHTVNPIANDYYPIYKQNSRSYSLLHTKHFDDVIYMEVGAMMVGKIVNHSLMSFHRGDEKGYFEFGGSTIVVLLKKDIVEIDEDIIQNSLNHDETRVLMGERIGIRK, from the coding sequence ATGAAAATATTTGATCGTCAGGGACAAGAATTAAAAGTCAATCAAAGTCAAAATCAATTATTAAGATTGTTATATAGTCATTTTTTAGGAAGATGTGCACTGAAAGTGTTAACCCTTCCTTTTATTACCTATATTGGTGGTTGGTATATGAACAGTCGTTTTTCAAAACGTAAGATTCAACCATTTATTACCCAAAATCAAATAAATATGAGTCAATATGAAAAGCAAGATTATTGTTGTTATAATGACTTTTTTACTAGAAAAATCAAAAAAGACAAAAGACCTATCCATATGCAAGATGATGTTTTGATTGCACCAGCAGATTCAAAATTATCATATTATCGTATTACACAAGATACGCATTTAAAAATCAAAGATTCTATCTATGCTTTATCAGATCTTTTACAAAATGAAACATTGGCTCAAACATATGATGGGGGAGTCTGTCTGATTTTTAGATTAACTGTTGATGATTATCATCGTTATTGTTTTATTGATGATGGAACAAAAGAAAAAGATGTTTATATTCAAGGTGTATTTCATACTGTCAATCCCATTGCAAATGATTATTATCCTATCTATAAACAAAATTCACGTTCTTATTCTTTATTACATACAAAACATTTTGATGATGTGATTTATATGGAAGTTGGAGCGATGATGGTAGGAAAGATTGTCAATCATTCCTTAATGTCTTTTCATCGTGGTGATGAAAAAGGATATTTTGAGTTTGGAGGTTCAACAATTGTTGTCTTATTGAAAAAAGATATTGTTGAAATAGATGAAGATATTATACAAAATTCATTAAATCATGATGAAACACGTGTACTTATGGGAGAAAGAATTGGAATAAGAAAATAA
- a CDS encoding ParA family protein: protein MSKVIAVTNQKGGVGKTTTSVNLSAALAYMGKKVLLIDIDPQANATQGLGIDRLSLEYTIYDAITQQMPIREIRIPSGVDNLDIVPANIDLAGVEIELSQVKSGREQRLKGALGDLRNQYDYVIIDCPPALGLLNTNALTAADSVLIPVQCEYYALEGLTQLLNTILLTQKVFNENLTIEGVLLTMLDARTNLGVEVSQEVRKYFREKVYDVVIPRNIKLSEAPSEGLNIFDYDAHSEGAKSYAKLAKEVVKRNGRK from the coding sequence ATGTCAAAGGTTATAGCTGTTACAAATCAAAAAGGTGGAGTTGGTAAAACAACAACAAGTGTTAATCTGAGTGCAGCTCTTGCTTATATGGGAAAAAAGGTTTTATTGATTGATATTGATCCTCAGGCGAATGCAACGCAGGGATTAGGTATTGATCGTTTATCTTTAGAATATACAATTTATGACGCTATTACACAACAAATGCCAATCAGGGAAATTCGCATTCCTTCAGGAGTAGATAACCTTGACATTGTTCCTGCGAATATTGATTTGGCTGGTGTGGAAATAGAACTTTCACAAGTGAAATCAGGACGTGAACAAAGATTGAAAGGGGCATTAGGAGATTTAAGAAATCAATATGATTATGTGATTATTGATTGTCCTCCAGCTTTAGGTTTGTTAAATACCAATGCTTTAACAGCTGCTGATTCAGTTTTGATTCCTGTTCAATGTGAATATTATGCTTTGGAGGGATTAACACAATTATTAAATACAATCTTATTGACACAAAAAGTCTTTAATGAAAATCTAACCATTGAAGGTGTATTATTAACAATGTTAGATGCACGTACAAATTTAGGCGTCGAAGTTTCACAGGAAGTGCGTAAATATTTTAGAGAAAAAGTTTATGATGTGGTGATTCCAAGAAATATTAAATTATCAGAAGCTCCATCTGAAGGATTAAATATTTTTGATTATGATGCTCATTCTGAAGGAGCAAAATCATATGCAAAACTAGCGAAGGAAGTGGTGAAACGTAATGGCCGCAAGTAA
- a CDS encoding ParB/RepB/Spo0J family partition protein: MAASKKKKSGLGKGLNELFQGEDIQTMIDAIEKKPSQFSQIQVPIEQIRPNPYQPRKHFDEEKLNELAQSIKEHGIFQPIILKEAIQGYEIVAGERRYRAASLVGLKEIPAIIVDFTDQQMMEIALLENIQREDLNAIEEAQAYQTMMTKLKLTQEELAKRIGKSRAHVANTVRLLKMPQKLQDYVLEGTLTMGHIKPLITIDEKKALEVAKKAIDQQLSVREVEDIVKGIKLQEARKSKPKEVKPKEYVYVEGLLRKKYRTKIKVDEHTITLKYTDTKDLNRILELMGVIEEE; this comes from the coding sequence ATGGCCGCAAGTAAAAAGAAAAAGAGTGGTTTGGGAAAAGGTTTAAATGAATTATTTCAAGGTGAAGATATTCAAACAATGATTGATGCGATTGAGAAGAAACCTTCTCAATTTTCACAGATTCAAGTGCCAATTGAACAGATTCGTCCTAATCCTTATCAGCCAAGAAAACATTTTGATGAAGAAAAATTGAATGAATTGGCACAATCTATTAAGGAACATGGGATTTTTCAACCAATTATTTTAAAAGAAGCTATTCAAGGTTATGAAATTGTTGCGGGAGAAAGACGTTATCGTGCAGCATCGCTTGTAGGATTGAAAGAAATACCAGCGATTATTGTTGATTTTACAGATCAACAGATGATGGAAATAGCATTGTTAGAAAATATTCAAAGAGAAGATTTGAATGCGATTGAAGAAGCACAGGCTTATCAAACTATGATGACAAAGCTTAAATTAACGCAAGAAGAACTTGCCAAACGTATAGGTAAGTCAAGAGCTCATGTGGCTAATACAGTCAGACTTTTAAAGATGCCTCAAAAATTACAAGATTATGTTTTAGAAGGAACGCTGACAATGGGGCATATTAAACCATTGATTACAATTGATGAAAAGAAAGCGTTAGAAGTCGCAAAAAAAGCAATTGATCAACAGTTATCGGTTAGAGAAGTTGAAGATATTGTCAAAGGAATTAAACTTCAAGAAGCAAGAAAATCGAAACCAAAAGAAGTGAAACCTAAAGAATATGTTTACGTTGAAGGTTTGTTACGTAAAAAATATCGTACAAAGATTAAAGTCGATGAACATACGATTACTTTAAAATATACGGATACTAAAGATTTAAATCGTATCCTAGAATTAATGGGTGTTATTGAAGAAGAATAA
- a CDS encoding MATE family efflux transporter, giving the protein MEKKMNLLEGPIFQTLMRLALPIMGTSFIQMAYNLIDMLWIGRLGAGAVAAVGSAGMYMWLSNGVSTIVKMGGQVCVGQAMGSSQKQKAVEYSEATFQLGIVFGLIFGIITILFYQPMIGFFDLNSKEVIQQAQIYLIITCGLVVINFINQIFTSLMTAIGNSHHPFIATTIGLIVNIILDPLCIFTLHMGVMGAAVATVIAQMIVSLLMIYYARKDTLLFDTFKLMTKVPYQRFRHIIKIGLPTGIQSICFTFISMVIARFIAGYGDEAIAVQKVGSQIESISWLSAEGFGSALNAFVAQNYGNQNLERVQKGTISALKTCMIWGLLTTIILLVFPQYIFQLFINEKDVIPLGVDYLQILAFSQLFMCIESTLAGTLNGIGKTFIPSCISSTLTATRIPMVMVLSTTFLGLNGIWWSISISSICKGLVMMVCFIYVMKKYHRKSDIFSYTYLYLIKSLCVL; this is encoded by the coding sequence ATGGAAAAGAAAATGAATTTGTTGGAAGGTCCTATTTTTCAAACGCTGATGAGATTAGCGTTGCCTATTATGGGGACGTCTTTTATCCAAATGGCTTACAATTTGATTGATATGCTTTGGATTGGTAGATTAGGTGCTGGAGCTGTAGCGGCTGTTGGAAGTGCTGGGATGTATATGTGGTTATCCAATGGTGTTAGTACTATTGTCAAAATGGGTGGACAGGTCTGTGTTGGGCAAGCAATGGGTTCTTCACAAAAACAAAAGGCTGTTGAATATAGTGAAGCGACGTTTCAGCTAGGTATCGTTTTTGGATTGATATTTGGAATTATAACAATTCTTTTTTATCAGCCAATGATTGGTTTCTTTGATTTAAATTCCAAAGAAGTGATTCAACAAGCACAAATCTATTTAATCATAACTTGTGGATTGGTTGTGATTAATTTTATCAATCAAATTTTTACAAGTTTGATGACAGCCATAGGCAATAGTCATCATCCTTTTATTGCTACAACAATAGGATTGATTGTGAATATCATTTTGGATCCTTTATGTATTTTTACATTACACATGGGTGTGATGGGAGCAGCAGTTGCTACAGTCATTGCACAAATGATTGTTAGTTTATTGATGATTTATTATGCTAGAAAAGATACTCTTTTGTTTGATACATTTAAACTTATGACAAAGGTGCCTTATCAAAGATTTCGACATATTATAAAAATTGGTTTACCAACAGGAATTCAAAGTATTTGTTTTACATTTATTTCTATGGTTATTGCGAGATTTATCGCTGGATATGGGGATGAGGCTATAGCTGTACAAAAAGTTGGTTCACAAATTGAATCTATTTCATGGTTAAGTGCCGAAGGCTTTGGAAGTGCTCTGAATGCTTTTGTGGCACAAAATTATGGAAATCAAAATTTAGAACGTGTTCAAAAAGGAACGATTTCAGCATTAAAGACATGTATGATTTGGGGGCTTTTGACAACAATTATTTTACTTGTTTTCCCACAATATATTTTTCAGCTCTTTATTAATGAAAAAGATGTTATTCCTTTAGGAGTTGATTATTTACAGATTCTGGCTTTTTCCCAATTATTTATGTGTATTGAAAGCACCTTGGCTGGAACATTAAATGGAATAGGAAAAACCTTTATTCCATCATGCATATCATCAACTTTAACAGCGACTAGAATTCCAATGGTTATGGTTTTATCAACGACTTTTTTAGGGTTAAATGGAATCTGGTGGTCTATTTCTATTTCAAGTATTTGTAAAGGTTTGGTTATGATGGTTTGTTTTATTTATGTTATGAAAAAATATCACCGCAAAAGTGATATTTTTTCGTATACTTACTTATATTTGATTAAATCTTTATGTGTTCTTTGA
- a CDS encoding ABC transporter ATP-binding protein produces MSNILIEANNISKIYDPDILLKRGKNIYALNNVNFELQKGDFISIMGPSGSGKSTLLNCLSTLDNPSRGDIQIFGKHLSRMRKDELCEFRYQKLGFVFQNHNLIPYLSIYDNIAAPIILGHQSKKEIEAKVLEMAKTLEIEKILDKFPHECSGGECQRTAIARALINHPEIIFCDEPTGNLDSKNSHKLLTILSKLNQNDTTIVLVTHDPMIASYAKTMMYLYDSGIKTVIQRNQANQREFLDQINDIIHQDTLLFEFDKTIQPTSSSQDTKPQQMNIQNQDIAFVSRQTVYMVMDGIESDENILKNSTSLYIEGTHVKYTNVRNDDIEFDLQDIQEIRMNLTAHFQSFGIFSQYIFNIQLDCVSEKGIYKLKLKNRDDFIHFIHYFHQLHIPVDDPRHIEETYQQYPDDYSRQKYYQRTHKDLIKYK; encoded by the coding sequence ATGTCAAATATCTTAATCGAAGCGAATAACATTTCTAAAATTTATGACCCTGATATTTTATTAAAACGTGGAAAGAATATCTACGCTTTAAACAATGTGAATTTTGAACTTCAAAAAGGAGATTTCATTAGTATTATGGGTCCTTCTGGTTCAGGGAAAAGTACATTATTGAATTGTTTATCTACATTGGATAATCCAAGTCGTGGTGATATTCAAATCTTTGGTAAACATTTATCACGAATGCGTAAAGATGAATTATGTGAATTTCGCTACCAAAAATTAGGTTTTGTTTTTCAAAATCATAATCTGATTCCTTATTTATCTATTTATGATAATATTGCTGCACCTATTATTTTAGGACATCAAAGCAAAAAAGAGATTGAAGCAAAAGTTTTAGAAATGGCAAAAACATTGGAAATTGAAAAAATCTTAGACAAGTTTCCTCATGAATGTTCTGGTGGGGAATGTCAAAGAACAGCTATTGCCAGAGCATTGATTAATCATCCAGAAATTATTTTCTGCGATGAACCAACCGGTAATCTGGATTCTAAAAATTCTCATAAGTTACTCACAATCTTATCCAAGCTTAATCAAAATGATACAACGATTGTTTTGGTAACCCATGATCCTATGATCGCCAGTTATGCAAAAACAATGATGTATCTCTATGATAGTGGTATTAAAACAGTGATTCAAAGAAATCAAGCCAATCAAAGAGAATTTTTAGATCAAATCAATGACATCATTCATCAAGATACATTGCTTTTTGAATTTGATAAAACGATTCAACCAACAAGTTCTTCACAAGATACAAAACCTCAACAAATGAATATTCAAAATCAAGATATTGCTTTTGTATCAAGACAAACTGTTTATATGGTTATGGATGGTATTGAAAGCGATGAGAATATTCTTAAAAACAGCACCTCTTTATATATTGAAGGGACACATGTGAAATATACGAATGTGAGAAATGATGATATTGAATTTGATTTACAGGACATTCAAGAAATACGTATGAATTTAACGGCTCATTTTCAAAGTTTTGGTATCTTTAGTCAGTATATTTTTAATATTCAGTTAGATTGTGTCAGTGAAAAAGGTATTTATAAATTAAAACTTAAAAATAGAGATGATTTCATTCACTTTATTCATTATTTCCATCAACTCCATATTCCTGTTGATGATCCTCGACACATTGAAGAAACATATCAACAATATCCCGATGATTACAGTCGTCAAAAATATTATCAAAGAACACATAAAGATTTAATCAAATATAAGTAA